In a genomic window of Amphiprion ocellaris isolate individual 3 ecotype Okinawa chromosome 11, ASM2253959v1, whole genome shotgun sequence:
- the LOC111567280 gene encoding Golgi reassembly-stacking protein 2-like isoform X1 has product MGGSQSVQIPGGGTEGYHVLRVQENSPGHRAGLEPFFDFIISICDTRMNRDNDTLKELLKINVERPIKMLLYSSKTLAVRETTVTPSTMWGGQGLLGVSIRFCSFEGVNENVWHVLEVEANSPAALAGLRPHADYIIGADTVMNESEDLFSLIETHEGKELKLYVYNTDTDNCREVVITPNSDWGGEGSLGCGIGYGYLHRIPTQPFAEGKKMSFPAQTPNEPAPPPKDGFTEINCDFGQQVHLSAVVPTVPVVVSSSASTGLEQSLSSLSVSSNPTAVLSHLSTGASTVLLPNKATASQSVPLSVNPTPTIPGLMPMPGGLPPFPNLPNLNMTLPDMGHVIPPGVGLQHAGFPPLPPLNLPGVVPGVTLPPSDLVFPHITANTAPAATQNSTSPSSTIQMNSSLIKTPNLPSANTSGSINIMMSGESS; this is encoded by the exons GTCCAAGAGAATTCCCCCGGCCATCGTGCAGGACTGGAGCCTTTCTTTGATTTTATCATCTCAATATGTGACACTAGAATG AACAGGGACAATGAcaccctgaaggagctgctgaaGATTAACGTGGAGAGGCCCATCAAGATGCTGTTGTACAGCAGCAAGACGTTGGCTGTGAGGGAGACAACCGTCACTCCCAGCACCATGTGGGGCGGCCAGGGGCTGCTGGGAGTCAGCATTCGCTTCTGCAGCTTTGAAGGAGTTAATGAAAATGTTTGGCACGTCTTG GAAGTCGAGGCAAACTCTCCTGCAGCCCTGGCTGGGTTGAGGCCTCACGCCGACTACATTATAGGAGCAGACACCGTCATGAATGAG AGCGAAGATTTGTTTTCCCTCATTGAGACTCATGAAGGGAAGGAGCTGAAGCTGTACGTttacaacacagacacagacaactGCCGCGAGGTGGTCATCACTCCAAACTCTGACTGGGGTGGAGAGGGCAG TCTGGGATGTGGGATTGGTTACGGCTACCTGCACAGGATACCTACACAGCCATTTGCAGAGGGCAAGAAGATGAGTTTCCCTGCACAGACTCCTAATGAACCAGCACCTCCACCTAAAGATGGCTTCACAGAG ATAAACTGTGATTTTGGTCAGCAGGTCCATCTCTCTGCTGTCGTTCCAACTGTTCCAGTTGTTGTGTCGTCTTCTGCTTCAACTGGTTTAGAGCAGTCTCTTTCCAGTTTGTCAGTCAGCTCGAACCCAACCGCTGTCCTGAGCCATCTGTCAACAG GAGCTTCTACTGTCCTGTTGCCCAACAAGGCGACTGCCTCACAAAGCGTTCCATTGTCTGTCAATCCTACTCCAACAATCCCAG GTCTAATGCCCATGCCTGGAGGTCTTCCACCTTTTCCTAATTTACCAAACCTAAACATGACTTTACCAGATATGGGTCATGTAATACCACCTGGAGTTGGACTACAACATGCAG GTTTTccgcctcttcctcctctcaaCTTGCCAGGTGTAGTCCCTGGTGTAACTCTGCCTCCATCTGACTTAGTTTTTCCCCACATCACTGCTAATACTGCACCTGCAGCAACACAGAATAGCACATCTCCATCTTCCACTATTCAAATGAACAGTTCACTGATCAAAACCCCCAACCTGCCATCAGCGAACACCTCTGGATCGATAAATATCATGATGTCTGGGGAATCGTCTTAG
- the LOC111567280 gene encoding Golgi reassembly-stacking protein 2-like isoform X3: MGGSQSVQIPGGGTEGYHVLRVQENSPGHRAGLEPFFDFIISICDTRMNRDNDTLKELLKINVERPIKMLLYSSKTLAVRETTVTPSTMWGGQGLLGVSIRFCSFEGVNENVWHVLEVEANSPAALAGLRPHADYIIGADTVMNESEDLFSLIETHEGKELKLYVYNTDTDNCREVVITPNSDWGGEGSLGCGIGYGYLHRIPTQPFAEGKKMSFPAQTPNEPAPPPKDGFTEVHLSAVVPTVPVVVSSSASTGLEQSLSSLSVSSNPTAVLSHLSTGASTVLLPNKATASQSVPLSVNPTPTIPGLMPMPGGLPPFPNLPNLNMTLPDMGHVIPPGVGLQHAGFPPLPPLNLPGVVPGVTLPPSDLVFPHITANTAPAATQNSTSPSSTIQMNSSLIKTPNLPSANTSGSINIMMSGESS; the protein is encoded by the exons GTCCAAGAGAATTCCCCCGGCCATCGTGCAGGACTGGAGCCTTTCTTTGATTTTATCATCTCAATATGTGACACTAGAATG AACAGGGACAATGAcaccctgaaggagctgctgaaGATTAACGTGGAGAGGCCCATCAAGATGCTGTTGTACAGCAGCAAGACGTTGGCTGTGAGGGAGACAACCGTCACTCCCAGCACCATGTGGGGCGGCCAGGGGCTGCTGGGAGTCAGCATTCGCTTCTGCAGCTTTGAAGGAGTTAATGAAAATGTTTGGCACGTCTTG GAAGTCGAGGCAAACTCTCCTGCAGCCCTGGCTGGGTTGAGGCCTCACGCCGACTACATTATAGGAGCAGACACCGTCATGAATGAG AGCGAAGATTTGTTTTCCCTCATTGAGACTCATGAAGGGAAGGAGCTGAAGCTGTACGTttacaacacagacacagacaactGCCGCGAGGTGGTCATCACTCCAAACTCTGACTGGGGTGGAGAGGGCAG TCTGGGATGTGGGATTGGTTACGGCTACCTGCACAGGATACCTACACAGCCATTTGCAGAGGGCAAGAAGATGAGTTTCCCTGCACAGACTCCTAATGAACCAGCACCTCCACCTAAAGATGGCTTCACAGAG GTCCATCTCTCTGCTGTCGTTCCAACTGTTCCAGTTGTTGTGTCGTCTTCTGCTTCAACTGGTTTAGAGCAGTCTCTTTCCAGTTTGTCAGTCAGCTCGAACCCAACCGCTGTCCTGAGCCATCTGTCAACAG GAGCTTCTACTGTCCTGTTGCCCAACAAGGCGACTGCCTCACAAAGCGTTCCATTGTCTGTCAATCCTACTCCAACAATCCCAG GTCTAATGCCCATGCCTGGAGGTCTTCCACCTTTTCCTAATTTACCAAACCTAAACATGACTTTACCAGATATGGGTCATGTAATACCACCTGGAGTTGGACTACAACATGCAG GTTTTccgcctcttcctcctctcaaCTTGCCAGGTGTAGTCCCTGGTGTAACTCTGCCTCCATCTGACTTAGTTTTTCCCCACATCACTGCTAATACTGCACCTGCAGCAACACAGAATAGCACATCTCCATCTTCCACTATTCAAATGAACAGTTCACTGATCAAAACCCCCAACCTGCCATCAGCGAACACCTCTGGATCGATAAATATCATGATGTCTGGGGAATCGTCTTAG
- the LOC111567280 gene encoding Golgi reassembly-stacking protein 2-like isoform X2, giving the protein MGGSQSVQIPGGGTEGYHVLRVQENSPGHRAGLEPFFDFIISICDTRMNRDNDTLKELLKINVERPIKMLLYSSKTLAVRETTVTPSTMWGGQGLLGVSIRFCSFEGVNENVWHVLEVEANSPAALAGLRPHADYIIGADTVMNESEDLFSLIETHEGKELKLYVYNTDTDNCREVVITPNSDWGGEGSLGCGIGYGYLHRIPTQPFAEGKKMSFPAQTPNEPAPPPKDGFTEQVHLSAVVPTVPVVVSSSASTGLEQSLSSLSVSSNPTAVLSHLSTGASTVLLPNKATASQSVPLSVNPTPTIPGLMPMPGGLPPFPNLPNLNMTLPDMGHVIPPGVGLQHAGFPPLPPLNLPGVVPGVTLPPSDLVFPHITANTAPAATQNSTSPSSTIQMNSSLIKTPNLPSANTSGSINIMMSGESS; this is encoded by the exons GTCCAAGAGAATTCCCCCGGCCATCGTGCAGGACTGGAGCCTTTCTTTGATTTTATCATCTCAATATGTGACACTAGAATG AACAGGGACAATGAcaccctgaaggagctgctgaaGATTAACGTGGAGAGGCCCATCAAGATGCTGTTGTACAGCAGCAAGACGTTGGCTGTGAGGGAGACAACCGTCACTCCCAGCACCATGTGGGGCGGCCAGGGGCTGCTGGGAGTCAGCATTCGCTTCTGCAGCTTTGAAGGAGTTAATGAAAATGTTTGGCACGTCTTG GAAGTCGAGGCAAACTCTCCTGCAGCCCTGGCTGGGTTGAGGCCTCACGCCGACTACATTATAGGAGCAGACACCGTCATGAATGAG AGCGAAGATTTGTTTTCCCTCATTGAGACTCATGAAGGGAAGGAGCTGAAGCTGTACGTttacaacacagacacagacaactGCCGCGAGGTGGTCATCACTCCAAACTCTGACTGGGGTGGAGAGGGCAG TCTGGGATGTGGGATTGGTTACGGCTACCTGCACAGGATACCTACACAGCCATTTGCAGAGGGCAAGAAGATGAGTTTCCCTGCACAGACTCCTAATGAACCAGCACCTCCACCTAAAGATGGCTTCACAGAG CAGGTCCATCTCTCTGCTGTCGTTCCAACTGTTCCAGTTGTTGTGTCGTCTTCTGCTTCAACTGGTTTAGAGCAGTCTCTTTCCAGTTTGTCAGTCAGCTCGAACCCAACCGCTGTCCTGAGCCATCTGTCAACAG GAGCTTCTACTGTCCTGTTGCCCAACAAGGCGACTGCCTCACAAAGCGTTCCATTGTCTGTCAATCCTACTCCAACAATCCCAG GTCTAATGCCCATGCCTGGAGGTCTTCCACCTTTTCCTAATTTACCAAACCTAAACATGACTTTACCAGATATGGGTCATGTAATACCACCTGGAGTTGGACTACAACATGCAG GTTTTccgcctcttcctcctctcaaCTTGCCAGGTGTAGTCCCTGGTGTAACTCTGCCTCCATCTGACTTAGTTTTTCCCCACATCACTGCTAATACTGCACCTGCAGCAACACAGAATAGCACATCTCCATCTTCCACTATTCAAATGAACAGTTCACTGATCAAAACCCCCAACCTGCCATCAGCGAACACCTCTGGATCGATAAATATCATGATGTCTGGGGAATCGTCTTAG